The genomic interval GAGAGAGTCCATCAGCTTGTCAGATCTTGTTTTCGGCTGTATGTATCATCTAGTCTCTGCAGTCTACGGCTAGTTTTGAGCCCATGGTTTCTGGTTTTGTGGCTCTCCTTTTGCCATGAACTGGTGCGCCAGGAACCTTTTGTGCTGGCTCTAGAAATTGAAGACCTAGATGTAAAGTTTTCCGTGGCTAGGATTGGGCATTGGCCTTTGTATTAAGATGAGAGCGACGGTTAAAGATTGATTGAAGGAATTTAATTGTTAGACAATGACTGCTAGACTTGAGTCCAGAAGAGGAATGCATCCAAAAAAGGAACGGAACATGGGAATTGCCAGCTAATTTGCAGACAAAACTGAAAACCTCACCAAAAGGCACAAATACTAAATTCACCGATGAGAATGCCTTTGCTTTAATCAAAGTTCTTCTGCCAGAACTTTCTCTGCaaaacccaattttttttctcttttcatttaCACTTTTTCACTTTAATCAAAGCTCTCTCTCAACTCAACATATTCTCTTCCAGCATCAGAATGAGAACAAATGAAACACTTTTTATCTACAAAAAGCTGAAATGCATTCATGCTTCCTCCAGTTAAACAAGGACATGGTTAGCttcaaggaattaataaaCACGCATGACAATGGAAGCCCCAGAGACTGAACTGAGCCATCCTCCTTTTTTGAGGTTTCCTTTTTGCTTCTGAAGTGGCCTGCTTTGCTGCTAACCCCATCATTCACTGCCTTCTGATTCTGAACATATTCACAGAATCCCCCGAAGCTCGTTTGTCAAAAATCAGGCATGCACACCAAAATCCACATGCAATTAGAAGTGTATTAtatgttctttttcttctgaTTCTTGCACCAAGAAATGCTTCAAGTAGCAGGCAGAACTATCCATCATGAACATCATCACTAACCCAGCACGCCGTTCCAACCCGTTAAAAATGCCGGGGGGTACAACCCAGGTGTCAGGGGATGCTTATCGGTTTTCGCATCGGCCTGAGTCTGTCAGATGATTACAGCTGTAACTTCACTATTGGTAGGCCATTCTTGGGACAGAAACTTGGAGGTGTGTCAAAACCTGGAAGTTGCATTAATGCAGCTTTGTGCCCTGGGAATTAGCAACAGTTCCTCAGCTTGGACCTTGGCCGCACAAGCTGATGACAAGGCAGTTTTTGCTGAAAATCTTGGTGAGCAGGATCTAGCGGTGGAGATGGGCTTGTTTGCTGGATTCACATGGACTGAGAAGAGGGAATAAACTGGTCTGTGATCTGAGAACCTAGACTCTCCCCTCGAGTACCAAATCTGCTTTAGTCCTTCGCCTTTCCACAGTATCCTGTCGCACCTGCaatcatttccataaaattgCTTAGGTTTGGTATTCCAGTATCGATTTTACTTAGAAAGCAGCAATAAGAACATTAAATGATTAAACTAAGTGAAGACTGCATGTCAATGCTTAAGGTTCCACCAGTCTTAGCAAGAACATTAATTAAAGCATGGTCGGTCACTCAGTCTTTACGgttactattttattcaaagGAAAGAGGATAAATCTCACTGGCCGACCTCCTAATAATTAATGTGAACAGTTGAGTTTGAAAGTTCTATTGTTAAACCTTAGCTTATGAGATTTATCAAGCAAATGATCTCTTCAACAAAGGCAACACGTGCTTTTATGAACAGAAACAACTGCTACTAATAGTATCAGTGTTCCCCAGGCATAACTTTGTTTGTTCTAAGACATGATAAATACTAATTAATTGTTGTggcttaaatttaaataatcctCCAGCAGAATAGATTTAGGGTAAATGTGATAAACAACTAAGATTAGTACGGAGTCATGTTCAGTCGGTCGGCAAGGTTCATTAAAAATGGAGCAAGCAAAATGGAAACAATAACAATAATGAAAACTGCCAAAACTGGGAACAGACCTGTAGTAATCAAATACAATGCAAATATATAttctaattataaatatatcaacatatatactttttttaaaggaaGATGAAGGCGACTACTTGCTTCCAACAAGCAACCTTAATGACTGCACAACTTGGAATTAATTTAGTCCCAATTGATGTATTTAATTACtaagaattaagaaaaatggagGTGAAAGGAACATAAATTTGGAACCTTACCAGGCAGGAGTACGCCGTTTTTCTTTCGAGTTAGATAGTTGGACAACATAGTCATCAGAATCGGTGAGATATTTGTAAGTGGGGGCAAAGTATATCCTCCCTTCTTCCCATCCTTTAAACACCCGTCCAGCCCTTTGTTCTATCCTTAGCTGCCAAAATAGTGAGGGAAATTCCACATTGTTAGAtctaaaataaacaataaaatatttcaaggtCAACTTTCTACTCGCTTTGTTTCACATGACACTGGTGCCAAACAAGGACAGGGACCAAAGCATTCAGATTATTAAACCACCATGAATGTAATAAGAGCCTTATGTAGACTGAAAACAGAACAAAGCTTGTCTAGATTAGCCTTTCTCACCTGATCCTTCTCTAGAAGTGCTTGCCAGTCATTCTTCTTGAGTAATGCATGTGTATCACCAGAACCCGCAGCAAGCCGATAGTTCAAATCGCCTAACCATATAATTTTGCTGAACAAATACAAACAAGGAAAAACATTAGGAGTCTAACaaaaaagggtgaaaatttTACAAGATATTCAGGTGTTTTTAATCAGTGTGACTAAGGGGGCTTACTCATGGTCTAAAATGCTCTCTGGAGGAAGTGGCTGTCTAAGATCCCTATATGAATTAGAAAACCTTGTTCTCTTTAATAGATCTCTAAATGATTGCGAAAACCTTGTTCTCCTTAATATTTCTGCAACATCAGAATTTCTTCTGATCTCATCCCCTTCTTTCTCCCCAGAAGTCAAGTGGGTACAAACAAAGCAAAATGTTGTTTGGTACAATGTCATACTAATGGATATTGAACCCTGttaccaaataattaaaagaagttaaaaatcaatacaacTATAATTTAACTGCTGTAAATGCtggatatttttcttttcgtGACCAACATGTCAAAACAGTGTAGAATAACTGCAATGTCTGACCTTGTTTCCAAGATATCCCATGATCCCACGGCCAACACATGAGACTTT from Theobroma cacao cultivar B97-61/B2 chromosome 5, Criollo_cocoa_genome_V2, whole genome shotgun sequence carries:
- the LOC18597818 gene encoding type I inositol polyphosphate 5-phosphatase 8, with the protein product MRTEMRKISKSSWPKVIARKWLNIPSGADEFHSDYAINGQIDERRKSCSDDEYYMIVPEDFSEGWLKEAAGGIKPSKIMPEAAPVTDSHNLRMFVGTWNVGGKSPHEGLNLRDWLRSPAPADIYVLGFQEIVPLNAGNVLGAEDNGPAAKWLSLIRQALNSNRSDQELAQYYSNSTEARSPSSPQLELQAGLKPRISFSDLLSIEDEFGKEDFERLLYLNSSSSEEGSPSPTCMSGSPNQQRFCLAASKQMVGLFLCVWVRADLYKHISSLKVSCVGRGIMGYLGNKGSISISMTLYQTTFCFVCTHLTSGEKEGDEIRRNSDVAEILRRTRFSQSFRDLLKRTRFSNSYRDLRQPLPPESILDHDKIIWLGDLNYRLAAGSGDTHALLKKNDWQALLEKDQLRIEQRAGRVFKGWEEGRIYFAPTYKYLTDSDDYVVQLSNSKEKRRTPAWCDRILWKGEGLKQIWYSRGESRFSDHRPVYSLFSVHVNPANKPISTARSCSPRFSAKTALSSACAAKVQAEELLLIPRAQSCINATSRF